Part of the Henckelia pumila isolate YLH828 chromosome 2, ASM3356847v2, whole genome shotgun sequence genome is shown below.
GGGTTTCTTTGGGGGCTAAAATAAGAAATAGGACGCAAAGTAAAACTACTAGTAACAAGATTTCAAGAAAAAataccattttttttttggcacTTGATTCCCAAGATTTGGCTTGAAGGGTTTTGTGAAgattttttcagtatttataaCTCAAAAGAACCACATTTTGGATCGGGAGATGTAATTAGCACAAGTCGATATATCGATTGGCGATTCCCTTGGTTGCCAACTCCTAATAAATAGGTcatattttctttgaattttttttataaataggtACTTTGAAGTTTTCCAAAGTCAAGAACTTATACCATTTCCATTGAATTTCTTGAGCATTATTTTATGaccgaaatttcatttttaattcatttttgatTGCTCCTTGCTTCACGACCTCTTAAACTATTGAATTAGAAAGGTCAAAcatatctttaaaaaaaacaaaaaaagaattgtcaaacattatttgttgcatttgtatgacACCCGTGTATGCCATTAATGGCGGTGTTCCTAcggaatatttttttaattgtttttattactcgatttgtttgattgtttcactatttgaaaatgaatttaaattaagaaaactgtaattttgattttgtatgcttgtgtCTTTGCAATTTCAGtgttctatgttttcatatttcatttTTAGTCGTACATGTTCTAATTTTTGGCAATCTTAGTTTTTTCTCTTCGAAAATacttacatttttttaaaaaaaaaggattgACCCCGAAGGGAACCCAtttcacatgagtcagaggcccattggctcatgcggagggtaaatcgagggatgtgcacgagcggtaGGGACTTGAAGGAGGGAACACATGATCcaatccccagagcatacccccacaatatttcagcagagaatatgctccacacgaggatcgaacccgcaacgcttgGGAATTTAATTTCtgtttccaaaaatattaatgataataataatctaTATATACTTGAATATTATCTTGAAGGGCTCCTAGCTAATGTTTTTTAATGAACAAATTAGTTAAATTGAATAGAATACGTACATAATTTATTTGCTATATATGTTTCTATATACATTTGTGCATCGTTAATCCGTAGTATATCTTATATATTGTTTGATTCGTTTGATAAGACGATGAATAATGTATAGTATATAGATGATTAATCAATAGAAAAATACTAGAGGTACAACAAATATcatgtacaacgatatttacaacaataatatcgtgagattttgctattttatcgcgagattttgtatttaatgtatcgtgagattttgataaattaaattcttgtattgaattttttgtgtcCTAATATTTGGTGTACAAATTttgttgtacatgtagcattactgTAATCAATATATATGAATAACGTAATGATGCATGACTTTAATTATAGAACTTAATTATAGAACTTgagttaaattaaatattaacgaGAATATATAACAATAATTTAATATCTTATCCTTGGTTAACTTGTACAGTTGACGGTCAATATGATAGGCTTGAAGGAAAAACAACAATTGTTGACCAATAAGTAATGTGAATATGaaacaaaattaaattatttaattaacaacagaagaagtcaaaaatcaCGATCAATCATGTATGAACAATATATTTAAAGAAAATTTTTCGTAAATTATAAATTGAATTTAAAGGAATTCCTTTAAATAAGCAGTGTGACGTCAGAAGAAAAATCATAAAGTTAGTATGGAAAGAAATGAAGGTAGTCCGCTGACCAAAATTGTAAAGAACGTGTCAATTACCAAGTctcttattaattaatataataacaaGCTTAGACTATTGATCATTAATGCAACAAATATTATAACAATAAAATGCATTCATTAATGTCAACCAAGAGGTATGGGGCTAGCCTAGAGGGACAATCGAGTCAGGGAGTCAGCCGCTCGTAGCTTTTCGAGGCAACTCGAGCTCAAATTATTTTGTTCGGCGAGTTATTCACGGGCTTTAATAATCTAtgaacatatataaatatatgcagAATAAATATATTTCGACCCTCTACATTAACTTTGTATTGTTTCTCAATATATAATTCAAATTAAAGaaaatatataacatatttCTAAGTCACAACTTTACTCCCATCTCTTTGAAACTGTGACCTTCAAGCCATGCTTCATGGTAAGAATGGCAGAAACACCCGGAATAATGCTTTGCCCTTCAGAAATATGAACATGGAAATTATGTAAAATTGTAGCTGCTACTGCTTTCATTCTTGTGAAGGCTAACTCTTTACCAGGACAAGTCCATGGCCCCGAACCGAACACGACGAAACTAGTCGATGCGAAATGTTTAATCCCTCCTTTATCAGAAACCCATCTCTCAGGCTTGAATTCACAGCAATCTTCACCCCAAATCTCCGGATTTCGCCCCATCGCGTACGAGCAAAGCATGACTTTTGTGTCTTGATTCACCTTGTGGCCACTTGGAAGCACATCTTGTTGGTTTGGTACTCTAAGAAGGAATGGAGCAGTTGGAAAAAGCCTTAGGGCTTCACTCAAGGCACTGTGGAGGTACACTAGCTTTCCTAATTCGTCCACATTGGAGAAAATGTGTTTTTGGGATACTATTTTAGGGCAAACATGTTCGATTTCTTGCAAGATCTTGGTTTTCACAGAAGGGTTTTGAGAAATTTGCCAGAAAAACCAAGTTAAGAGTGCACCAGATGTGTCTCTTCCAGCAAATAAAAGGGCCATGAGATTTGAGGCCAAGAATACCTTCTGCAAATGCTTGTTTGATCCTTGTTTCGATTCTTCTTTAGCTGCCTCCATCATGTAGAACTTCAACACGTCGAAATCGTCCCCGTTTTCGGGACCATTAGGAGATGATTCTTGTTTCTTGGACACAAAATCCTCAAGTATTCGATCGAAGGTTTTCGAGGCCTCCACCATTTTCTTCTCCCTTCCAACGTTCAGAAACCTTTGCAACTTCCACACCTTCTCGGGCAATATATGTCGATAAAACGCGGCCTCCGCTATGTCGTCCATCGCGTTCAAAAGCGGAGTCTCGGGGAATCCAATCCGAAGTGATCCCGGATCAAATCCTGTTCCCAAGATGCATGTTGCATCGAGCATGTATCTGTTGAACAAAGATTGCAAATCAACAACCACGTCGAGTTCCGCGGCGTGATCGAGTATCGGGACTAGGCCTTTCTCGAGTGTGTGATGGATGATCCTCGGAGTGGTCTTGTGGAAGTCGTTTTGCTTGAAATATGCATGAGTGAGCTTCTTGTCTTCCTTCCACTCATCGAGACTCTTGTTGAAGGCCGCGTCTCGGAGGAAATCGAACACGTCTTTGAATGCCAATCCCCTTTGGTAGATGGAGAACTTGGAGTTCATGATGTGTTGCACGTTGGCAAGATCAGAAGTGACAAGAATATCAATGTTTGAAATCCATGATGTCTTGAACAAAATGGTGCCTTTGTTTTGTGACAACATTTGGGCTGTTTTGTCATATATTCTGTGGCTTTCGAGGTACAAGGTGGGCATTATTTTCATGAGTGGCCAATTCCATGGGAGGGTTTCTTTGGGGGCTAAAACAAGAAACAGAAAGCAAAGTAAAACTACTAGTAACAAGATTTCAAGAAAAAATACCATTTTTGTTTTTGGCACTTGATTCCCAAGATTTGGCTTGAAGGGTTTTGTGAAgatttttcagtatttataaCTCAAAAGAATCACATTTTGGGTCGGGAGATTTAACTAGCACAAGTCGATCGATTGGCGATCCCTAAGTTGCCAACTCCTAATAAATAGGTACgtacatatattttttaaaaaataataaataggtACATTGAAGTTTTCCAAAGTCAATAACTTATACCATTTTCATTGAATTTGAGCATTATTTTATTGAccaaaatttcaatttcaatttatttttgatttctcCTTGCTTCACGTCCACTTAAACTATTGAATTAGAAAGGTCAAACATATCTTTACAAAAaacgaaaaagaaaaaagaaaagaaaaagaaaggtcaaacattatttgttgcattATGCACATTGAAATAATTGTATGACATGCACCAGTGTATGCCAATGGCGGTGTTCCaacggaatttttttttaattgtttttattacTCGATTTGCTTGATTGTTTCACTATTTGAAAATGAATTTAAATTAGGAAACATTataattttggttttgtatGTTTGTCTTTTGCGCTTTCGGTCCTCTATGTTATCATATTTCATTTTTAGTTCtacatgttctgatttttggcaattttaataattcaaaaatacttACATGGTACTATATATCTCAGTTTCACATCAACATTGCATTGGTTTCACGTCAGCATCACATCGAAAAGGACTAaacttgcaaaaaaaaaaaaggatagaGACGATTGtggactaaaattaaaatataaaaatatagaagATCGAAATTGCAAAGTGGCaaacatataaataaaaaaaaaacaattttccctttaaattattaaatcccACTTgggttttttgtttaaaaaaaaagaaagaaaatttaTGGGTTCAATAATCAGAGGTTCGGACGTGAAACGGTGAAAggaatttaagaaaattaattaaagatataaaaaagttaaaattttcaatggCCGACTTGCTAGTCTCAACTTGATTTTCAGACATGCATGTGTCAGAAGATTAAATTAGTCAACGTgtattagtaaaaaaaattcagttgtAACTTGTAATtaatgtgttttaaaatttttttaaaaaaaatatttgttggCGATCTTAACATGAGCCCATAGATATAGCGTGGGCAGTGGGCTAAAAATAGATACTTGTTGAAATTGACAACTTGAAAATCTTTCCGTAATTATTGCAATTAACTTTTAGTTGGTTCCAAGTTGCAAGCTGCTCAATAAATATAAGACTAAGTCAATCATATTTTTAAAGCATTTTCAATTTGATTGGGTCAAAAATACTTAGAATGCAATAATATATAGTTATATGACCTTTTATTCGGAGTGAAATCACATGTGACACAAATAATAGATCTTTAATCAAAGTTTTAACTAGGAAGGTAAAAACGAATTT
Proteins encoded:
- the LOC140884602 gene encoding alkane hydroxylase MAH1-like, whose product is MVFFLEILLLVVLLCFLFLVLAPKETLPWNWPLMKIMPTLYLESHRIYDKTAQMLSQNKGTILFKTSWISNIDILVTSDLANVQHIMNSKFSIYQRGLAFKDVFDFLRDAAFNKSLDEWKEDKKLTHAYFKQNDFHKTTPRIIHHTLEKGLVPILDHAAELDVVVDLQSLFNRYMLDATCILGTGFDPGSLRIGFPETPLLNAMDDIAEAAFYRHILPEKVWKLQRFLNVGREKKMVEASKTFDRILEDFVSKKQESSPNGPENGDDFDVLKFYMMEAAKEESKQGSNKHLQKVFLASNLMALLFAGRDTSGALLTWFFWQISQNPSVKTKILQEIEHVCPKIVSQKHIFSNVDELGKLVYLHSALSEALRLFPTAPFLLRVPNQQDVLPSGHKVNQDTKVMLCSYAMGRNPEIWGEDCCEFKPERWVSDKGGIKHFASTSFVVFGSGPWTCPGKELAFTRMKAVAATILHNFHVHISEGQSIIPGVSAILTMKHGLKVTVSKRWE